The window TCCAGATAAAATACCAGTTGTGTTCTCTGAGGCTAATCCTGATGTGGAAGCTCCATCATTTGAATTTGTTGACCCCATTGCAGGCAAAGCCATCTTGCTTGCTTTGCTTGAAAGTTTCATATTACAATCTATGCTACCATTTTCTTGCTCATGTCTTGACATCGCTGCCATCACCCAAGCCCATCCAAAATAAAGTAAGCAAATGCAACCGAGGAAGGTAAATGCAAAAGAATGTCCATCTTCAAGCAAAACACATTATAAATAAGCAATCCATAACTTTTTGAAATACTTTAATTATGCCATAATGCACAAGCATTATGAGCATGACTTATGAAACTCTTCCTCCTATGCAAATGCTATAAGCTAGAGTTTAACAGACTGTATGTAGTTGCACTCTTGATCATGTTTGATAAAGTGGAATTCACAGTTATAGATTTCATCTAGAATGCTTCATAAGAGTGAATTTCTATATCTTTAACTCTTTCTAATTCATACAGAAAGGATTAATCAATTAGCTTTAACTAACTTGGGTCAGATTTTTaaactataaaaataattattgaCCATATGCACAGGAGAGAATCAGAAGTTAACCTGCAAATTCTGCCATCAGAAAATCAAGTTCACCATTTGTCCTCTTCTCATTTGATGCATGCAGTAGTGGCAATATACTTTCATGTCTTTCTAGCCCAGAAATATGACGAACATAATCAAGTTGTCCTGAAACATGTCGAGATGGTGGTTCCTTTTCCAGAAAGCTTAAAAGTGGTCGAATTTGTTCATTCTGAGATGTTAATTGAATTGGACCACCCGAATGACCATTTGATGCAAATTCCATATGCTTTTGTGGCTTATCAGTAGAAGTTCTACTAGCAGAATTCTTACCAAGATGCCTTGGCAAGTCAGCATCCCCACAAGAAGGCTCATGATCCCACAAACTATGGTGTGCATTATCCTTTGAATCTTCCAATATAGCATGGTTAGAGTAGACGTTATCTCCACCAAAAAATTGCTTGTCCAACTGGGTTGCATCTGTCCATTGAGAATGACAAGCTGGATTTTGTGTTTTCTCTAATGCTCTAGATGAAAAAGGATGGTCAAGCCTAATCTTTGAAGTATCAATTTGACCCATGTGTGAAATTGGTGATTCACCCTGCATGACAGAAGGCCGACTGAGAGGGTCTAGAGGACCAGATCTTGGTTTTAGAGCCGACCTATTTTGTATAATGGATAAACCCCCGCCAGCTACAGAACTCAGACGAGTTGCTTCATTCAAGCTATAAAGGGTGTTAACAAGTCTAATAAGTATGCCTTTCTTCGCAGCAATTCGACAAAAGTCATTCTTTGGGGTTGAGTGCTGAAGCTTAAAAACTTGCCACATGCCATCAATGGCAAGATGAACCATTTCCCTGATAACGGAATCAAACTCAGCAGATAGGGAAAGTCAATTGGGGAATGCATCAACTGACAGGATAGACAACCAACCTGTACTTTCCATAGTCAGCCTCAAGGAAGCCCACCAGGACTGGTATTCCTTGACATGCAATGAACATTTGCAATGTCCAAGTACTAGATGAAAGTATATCATTAGTTTGAAAAAAATGGAAAACTACAAGGCACAAGAGATAAATATAAGCCTAAACCTGGACTGGCAAAGCTGTTGGAGGAAAAATGCAGCTTGCATACGGACCTCCCTTGGCCAATCAGTGACTGCAAAGTTCATTACAACTGGAATCTGTACCCCAATTTCATCAGCTTCCAGACTACTAGAAAGTCACTATAAAGTTGTAGAAGGCTTTAAGAGGTGTGAACTTACAAGGCCAACTAGACAAGCATTTTCTTGAAAACCAGTATTGTCCCTGATTATATGATTGATAATTTGGAGTACTGAGCATATAACCTGCATAATATTTAAAAGATCAATACTTATCAAGGATATAAATAGATTATTTTTATGAAGCTTTATGCTTCTGCATCATATTATTCAAGAGTTAGTGAAGCACAAAATCTCAACAAAATGAGTAAGCAAACTACCCTGTTTTTTGGGTTGTCAAGAAGTTCCATCAATGGAAGAAAACCATGTTGTGACATATAAACATGTTTCTGCCTAGGGCATTGAGTGAAAAACTCCAGAAGCTTCTGACATGATGTCAGTAGTACATCTTCTGATGCTTCAGGCTTTAACAAGCTGACTATTTTGCTAAATTCAATAGACTACATAGAAAAAGAATCAATTATAACAAATTCCACACTATTAGTAATTTCAGTTAGAAAAAGAAGACAAATAATGCAATCTAAAAGTTCAGCAGGAAATAAAATTCATAAAGTTACATGACTAAACTACAAGGTTAAGGAATAACAGAAAGGCCAATTGAAGGCATCACTTTTATTCAGAAAGACTAAAGGAAAGGCAGAAAGTTGAACAAAGTCTCACAAATCAAGTCAATAGATGCCAGAATGCATTTATCCTAGAAAGAAATAGGTGAGCAACCATGGTTCCGATTTCTATCTAATACAGGTACCACAATCTAAGCTTAAATCAAGGTTCTAAAATTTGTAGGCGCTAGTCGGACGTCAGACCAACGCCTAGCGCAGCTAGACGGAATCCACGgtatcaacataaattacataataaatcacattctataactccaacacaataacatcaaatttaaaataagttcaaaattacacaactaataaaatttcacaaatttattttactttttcttctccataattttcgaCAACTTTTTCTTCATCGAATACAAATTCAATATCATATGATCCTCCTTTTCGTTTTTGGATGCAAAATCATCCTAGTGAAGTTCTCTCACACTGGAGCTTCTTCgagttgtagattttcatctgctaTAGTAGTTTCATCAACCATTTGTCAAGTGATCCCAAAacttagttcaacttcatcatgttccccaccatccacaatctaaccatgtgcatttgaagcatcttttgcaagaataATATCGTCattcctttctctctcttttttgtttattcaacaatctagcattaaattagacaaatactagattgttcaatCTGTTGACATCCAACctatttttttctttgtatgaatcttaaaaaaaagagagaaagaaaatatTGTAGTTAGTAACATGaatattaactttaaaaactagtACTGTACTTTAATTAAAGGCTTAGAGTTTAAGCTTACTCCTTCAAATgcactccaatttctttcacacacAGATGAACCGGTAGTTAatgaatgtatcctcaaagtcaCTCTTAGCAAGTTGGGTGTGTGAGCACTGTAACTACTCCACCATGTACATgaatcaaatgtatcatcatttttttcacatacttttgctgccaatgttttCCCAAATAACCCGATGTTGTCCCTATATTTTGCAtattccttgttaataattgtatcgaTCAAACTCATCGGCATGTAAAATTTCCATACATTCAAAAATCCCAGTCGTGACCTCCTCATAAAGAACATTACaactatctttatagtaaaaataggGATTCAACAAAAATACAACGGTATGCAATGATATATCAAGTTTATCCTTTATTTTTGACTCAAAAATCACTATGATAGGTTGATAATTTGATTTCATGTTGTtcagagccaccttgatatcttctttagctcgaaaaagctccccatatagaaatCCCATAGATgtctttctatctccatctaccaatcaAAAAAACTCTTACCAAAGGTGCAAATTTTTTCAAACAAAGTACCACACctttccaaaaactcatgctcatcacaaTAGTGTaagccaattttcctttgtttttgaTCATTTATCTTTCTCTGATATATTACTTGTAAACATGacattaaaatagattttttttcagTCAAACTTTAAAATGTGAGGAAATTTTATGCAAACTTGGTAACTCCTGATCAGACTatctctcttcttcgtgaaactttTCATTAATGACAAAGTCTTTGGTGAGCATAAATAAAAATGGTAAAAGACTTGGTTTGCTCAATAACCTTTTATATCTTGGAAGATTGTCAATACTTTCAAACATCAGATTAACCGTGTGAGTTGCACAAGAACTCCAAAAGATCCTAGGCcgcttttctctcatcaatttagctaCAGTCATATTGTTGGTGACATTGTCTGTTACAATCTGAATAATATTATGATCTCCaacttgttcaacacacttgtcaacatgctcaaaaataagttcagctcTAACTGCCTCgtctgaagactccttagactctaaaaatgtagtatcctccttgcaattaacacacaaatttaggatgtttcttctttttctatcattCCATGCATCAGTCATGATCGAGCACtcattctttgcccattcttcttcatgtttctttaGCAGTTactttgttctttcaacttcgtCTTTCAAAATGGCTCTCTAAGTTGATATTAAGTTGGAGGCTTGAATCTTGGTCTAAATTAACCCACTGCTTCCATTAGTTGCTTGAAACTATCATTATCAACAATATTGAATAGGATTCCATTTTCATATacccatctcccaacatattgttgaattttttgagttctctctttaaaaagagtctcatttatatttttttggtgaAACACTTTACTCCCACTTGAACCTGCATTTTGTAGAGAAATCAtcgatgcatatctatccatggaGCCAAGTGGAAGACGTTTTTTTAAGTCCATCTATCCCTTCAATTTCATTACCTTCTTCATCTAGAGAAATATTCACCTCTACTCTACAACTCTCTTCTGCCAttcttttgttcttctttctgtttctTCCTTCTAAAATAGCCTGTTTGCACTTATTGCGATCTTCTTAGGATGCTTTTTGACAATCAAATATATTTCCAAGAATATTTCCAATGTGcttcttgatcctataaactCCACCATATATTATTTTCTCACATAACTTGCATTTAATTTTATCGAGGTTCTTAGAATCATTCAAAATCCCGAACTCCCATCTACTATCAATTCACTTTCTCCTAAGAATCTCATATTCAGGATGAATGACGGATATCATCAAAGATAGATCGCTTGACATTGGTAAATCACTTCATTGTAATAACCCACAAAGAGATTTATTAATAAAATCAGCAACTTTGTAAGCTATGTGATTTAATCATATGATTCATCTTATCCACCATTTTTCTCACAATTTTATTGAACCTTCAATATTTAACAAGTAAAAGATCACTGCTCCAACTTCAATTGAATttataaatcattttgaaatttatttttgtctCAAGCTCCAATattatcaacaaaaaaaaaaaacaaattacctTTCAACTTCAATGAATATTGCAAATGTATGATGAAATGACGTTTCCAAAGGATGAGACTTTGGCCAACCTTCAATTCAATCCCTTCCAAGTCGCTCGAGGAAAGATAAGACAACAAATTCTTCTTTAAATTGATTTCTCCAGCCTTTTACTCTCTGATTTCTCCAAAATGTGGGCTTCTTCATTTGCTCTGTTACTCAGTACGATGAAAATGAAGTTTGGTGTTAGCCCATAAAGAAAGCCAACAAATCGATTTTCTTGTTGGACTAAAGCTTAGGGATTATAAAACTTAAGCCCAACAAAAAAAAGGttacatttcaattttttttaattaggctttaaatttaaaagctcaaactaataaaaattataaaaacccAGTGTTATTTCTGCGGCACCTAAACGATTCGATTGATTAATCAGCGCCTAGGGCCGCCTAATCCCACCTAGGCACCAAGACCAAGGCCGCCTAGGCTAGCCGACTAACATGCTTTCGATGCGGCCAGCTAGCACCTagcgcctaggcggccgcctgGGCCGATTTTTAGAACACTGGCTTAGATAGGTGTGGCTTTGATTTGACAAGAAATTGACTACGTGAATCAGACCAtaaaatcaaggagctgataatatGATGCCAAAAGGCCACTAGAAAGATAAAGTTACCAACCAACCACAACAAAGAGGATCAAACTGCAAGGGTGTGCATTACATGACTACAATAGTTcaaattaagataaataaataaagaaccTAACAATCATAAAGGCAGCAGAACATGAAAATTCTGGTAGAAAAGAGACATGTTAGAGCATCCTAAAATGACCAATCAGTTAGCTTTGTAGGGAGATATGCACCAAGTCATCCTTAGAAATATACCAAAATATTCAATTTTTCAAGATGTGATGGAACGACTAGTATAGGCAGCCAGACATGCCACCTAATTCCAATGATATAAGGAGCATCCTTTATGCAAACATGGATTTGCAATGCATTGAATTTCTTCCAAGAAAATCGCATTAAAAAGGTAGAGAGATAAATGgagaaatttaaataatcataTCATATGATAGAATTGATTAAAGCATCAAGAAAGAATAAGTTATCTACATCTGTAGTAAAAATCTCCAGAAAAAAATGTGCACCTGAAGAGGGAAAAGATTATCTGGTGGAAGGTTTTCGTTAAAGACCTGAAGAAAGATATATTACAACAACTATTAGCAAGCAAAAAAGCCTAACATCTTATAGTAAAGCAGAGtgagaaaaagaaagagagggagGTAAAAGGAGTAGATGGAGATCAAAGGAAATTTTAgtcaataaaaaaataatcataGTTATTTGAATAATATGACTAATATAACCTTGCATGGATAGATAAGATCCATGTAGTCAACCCTAATAGTTGGCATAAGCATGAATTGATAACTATAAAGTATACTTGGTGTCAATAACTTACTGAACCATCAATATCAATCATGTCATCTTGCAAATTCATAACAATTTCTAAAAGCTTCCCGCCGTTGCTCTGTTCGGTTTCTAATTGCTTTTGAGCCATCCTAGCTTTGAGCTCTTTAGCCAAATCATTTTGCTGACCAGCAGAAGATGATGAATCTTCAGCACCTTGATTTCTCTGTCTATCTAGTGGCTGGAATAAATCCTCCAAGCAAGCATCTTTTGGAGTGTCACTAAACCTACTGACTCCACCATCGCCATTATCATTGGAGTGTTGTGCgacctttaaaaaataaaaggcaagaaaaacaaaattaataaaaatgcATAATCATGCCCATAAAATAGATAACCAGTCTTATAAAGGATCAATTTTCTAATGAAGAGGCTGTCCATGAATTCATATGGAAAATAAAGGCCAGCAAGAAGAAAAGATACAGTTCCCAATAAATATAATGATGTATCTACAACTAAATACTCGTAACCTGATCTTCAACTTGATGAGATATACAAATACAACCAAAACAAACAAATTAAATGAATGGCACACGACAAATGTCATCAAAATCTAATATTAACATTAACTAGACATCATCAAATGATGAAGAAAGTTAATGGAGATACAAACAAAAagatatcataaaataaaaaaccAACTCACCTTCTGAATAATGTTTCTCTCAGTTCTAGTTCCAAATGAGAACCTGTTGCTTTCATCAAAACTTAAACCCCCTTGGGCTTCTAGGGCTACTGGACTGCTTAAAACTGCTCCAGCAGAAGATTTGCAAGATAGTTTCTCATGGATAGCTATGGTAGGATCTTTAGCAGATGGCCCATCTTCTTGCTTAGTTTCAACACCATTGGATAAGGTATGCTGAAGAGGAATAGGCTTTTGGCCCTCATTATCACTTTTAATATGAGATAAATCAGTGGCAAAATGTTCCTTTATATATTCATCCTGAaacattgaaaaaaaatatatttctgaGACAACCAAAAGTGAACTCCTGTAAATCATCATGTTGAACTTAGAATGAAGCTTTTTACATAACAACTGGCAACATTCAATACAAATGAATAATTGTTTATGAAAACAAGGAGATACTTGTTCAGGATCAGAAGTTCtgctctttctcttctctgtTGATGGGCTTTCGCTCCCATTATCTACATTTGAGTTGTCA is drawn from Zingiber officinale cultivar Zhangliang chromosome 1B, Zo_v1.1, whole genome shotgun sequence and contains these coding sequences:
- the LOC121991467 gene encoding MAP3K epsilon protein kinase 1-like, producing MSRQATPAHFHKSKTLDNKYMIGDKIGKGAYGTVYRGLDLENVDFVAIKQVSLENILQEDLNFIMQEIDLLKNLNHKNIVKYLGSIKTKTHLHIVLEYVENGSLANIIKPNKFGPFPEPLVAFYIAQVLEGLVYLHEQGVIHRDIKGANILTTKEGLVKLADFGVATKLTEADVNAHSVFGTPYWMAPEVIEMSGVSAASDIWSVGCTVIELLTCVPPYSDLQPMPALFRIVQDEHPPIPEGLSPDITDFLLQCFKKDAMQRPDAKTLLLHPWIQNSRRALQSSLRQNGGSLKYIEDDSTPENDNSNVDNGSESPSTEKRKSRTSDPEQDEYIKEHFATDLSHIKSDNEGQKPIPLQHTLSNGVETKQEDGPSAKDPTIAIHEKLSCKSSAGAVLSSPVALEAQGGLSFDESNRFSFGTRTERNIIQKVAQHSNDNGDGGVSRFSDTPKDACLEDLFQPLDRQRNQGAEDSSSSAGQQNDLAKELKARMAQKQLETEQSNGGKLLEIVMNLQDDMIDIDGSVFNENLPPDNLFPLQSIEFSKIVSLLKPEASEDVLLTSCQKLLEFFTQCPRQKHVYMSQHGFLPLMELLDNPKNRVICSVLQIINHIIRDNTGFQENACLVGLIPVVMNFAVTDWPREVRMQAAFFLQQLCQSSTWTLQMFIACQGIPVLVGFLEADYGKYREMVHLAIDGMWQVFKLQHSTPKNDFCRIAAKKGILIRLVNTLYSLNEATRLSSVAGGGLSIIQNRSALKPRSGPLDPLSRPSVMQGESPISHMGQIDTSKIRLDHPFSSRALEKTQNPACHSQWTDATQLDKQFFGGDNVYSNHAILEDSKDNAHHSLWDHEPSCGDADLPRHLGKNSASRTSTDKPQKHMEFASNGHSGGPIQLTSQNEQIRPLLSFLEKEPPSRHVSGQLDYVRHISGLERHESILPLLHASNEKRTNGELDFLMAEFAAMSRHEQENGSIDCNMKLSSKASKMALPAMGSTNSNDGASTSGLASENTTGILSGSGVLNARPGSTTSSGLLSQMVSSSNADVTREYLEKVADLLLVFAQADTLVKSYLCSQSLLTRLFQMFNKMELPILLKILKCINHLSMDPNCLESLQRANVIKYLIPNLDLCEGSLVSQIHNEVLKALFNLCKINKRRQEQAAENGIIPHLMNFITSDSPLKQYALPLLCDMAHASRNSREQLRAQGGLDVYLNLLENEAWAGITLDSIAVCLAHDNEQRKVEQTLLKKESIHKLVKYFCNCPEQHFAQILEPFLKILTKSPRINTAMATNGLTTLLVARLEHQDAIARLNLLKLIKAVYEHHPRPKQLIVENDLPQKLQNLIEERRDGQTSGGQVLVKQMATALLKALHINTVL